From Pseudanabaena sp. PCC 6802, one genomic window encodes:
- a CDS encoding lipid II:glycine glycyltransferase FemX, with amino-acid sequence MHLKVALLTNTESQAWEALVQAAPHSCFMQSWAWADFKQLEGYQTFRYGLFSHNANSTILVGGCIFYLFPHHSKANLLLAPGGPILSDRWAVEGIELLLKQAEEIAKEWGAIALRIEPLLEQTPQWLGTEFARAIADTFPCETLVVDLCQSQEQMLSDMHPKGRYNLRLSWRYGVETQFSQADAAIPQFYDLFWETVERQKFFGEPYGFFINLCQTLFRADLAEIGLATWQGQTLVAILVLYWGDRAYYLYGGRSDRAPHVMASYAIHWAAIQRAKARGCKTYDFYGFSNDPQHAYYKFSRFKQKFGGKVVKTIGAHDYFFYDRLADTLIGLIQNFVGDTTC; translated from the coding sequence TTGCATCTAAAAGTTGCCTTATTAACTAACACGGAAAGCCAGGCTTGGGAAGCATTGGTGCAAGCTGCCCCTCATAGTTGCTTTATGCAGTCGTGGGCTTGGGCGGATTTCAAACAACTGGAAGGCTATCAAACATTCCGTTATGGTCTGTTTAGCCATAATGCCAACTCCACCATCCTGGTTGGGGGCTGTATTTTTTATTTATTCCCCCACCACAGCAAAGCTAATCTTTTGCTCGCGCCAGGTGGTCCCATCCTGAGCGATCGCTGGGCAGTCGAAGGTATAGAGCTATTACTCAAACAGGCAGAGGAAATTGCTAAAGAGTGGGGCGCGATCGCCCTGCGCATCGAACCGCTCCTAGAGCAAACGCCGCAATGGCTGGGGACAGAATTTGCGCGCGCGATCGCCGATACCTTCCCATGCGAAACTCTGGTTGTCGATCTGTGCCAATCTCAAGAACAAATGCTCTCCGACATGCATCCCAAGGGCAGGTACAACCTGCGTTTGAGTTGGCGGTACGGTGTAGAAACGCAATTTAGCCAGGCGGATGCGGCCATTCCCCAATTCTACGATTTATTTTGGGAGACGGTGGAGCGGCAAAAATTCTTTGGCGAACCCTACGGCTTTTTTATTAACCTCTGTCAAACGCTCTTCCGCGCCGATCTAGCTGAAATTGGCTTGGCAACATGGCAGGGGCAGACCCTCGTCGCTATTTTAGTCCTGTACTGGGGCGATCGCGCCTATTATCTCTATGGCGGGCGTAGCGATCGAGCGCCCCACGTGATGGCAAGCTACGCCATCCATTGGGCAGCCATCCAAAGGGCTAAAGCCAGAGGATGTAAAACTTATGACTTTTACGGCTTTAGTAATGACCCGCAGCACGCCTATTACAAGTTCTCGCGGTTTAAGCAAAAGTTTGGTGGCAAAGTGGTTAAAACCATTGGTGCCCACGATTATTTTTTCTACGATCGCCTGGCAGATACTTTGATCGGCTTAATTCAAAATTTTGTCGGGGACACCACTTGTTAG
- the moaC gene encoding cyclic pyranopterin monophosphate synthase MoaC, giving the protein MDSAPTLTHLDETGAVHMVDISAKEPTIRRAIAVCEIAMKTTTLDAIQAGNVPKGDVLGTARLAGIMAAKHTANLIPLCHPLPLSAVDVRIMLDENIPGYQIEAEVKTKAETGVEMEALTAATVAALTIYDMAKALEKTMVISSVRLLHKSGGKSGEFNARELEGN; this is encoded by the coding sequence ATGGATTCTGCCCCAACTCTGACTCATCTGGATGAAACAGGTGCCGTGCATATGGTTGATATCTCTGCCAAAGAGCCAACCATCCGACGTGCGATCGCTGTCTGCGAAATAGCTATGAAAACTACGACGCTAGATGCTATTCAAGCGGGTAATGTGCCTAAAGGCGATGTCTTGGGTACGGCGCGACTAGCAGGCATCATGGCTGCCAAACATACCGCCAACCTGATTCCCCTGTGCCATCCCTTGCCGCTATCGGCGGTTGATGTGCGGATTATGCTAGATGAAAATATTCCTGGCTACCAAATTGAGGCAGAGGTCAAAACTAAGGCTGAAACTGGCGTGGAAATGGAAGCACTCACTGCCGCCACCGTTGCTGCCCTTACGATTTACGATATGGCAAAGGCACTAGAGAAAACAATGGTCATTTCTAGCGTGCGCTTGCTGCATAAGAGTGGTGGCAAATCCGGTGAGTTCAATGCCAGGGAGCTTGAAGGGAATTAG
- a CDS encoding CPBP family intramembrane glutamic endopeptidase: MEDRKEKAINLILVGLGLKYFPSIILGMLIQAKTVIPSTLPAIVSLAILGLFVAGYVLFVKGSLLFTRSKGYSQYWGWIGLFSIFGLSILLFIPSRQKVYLENRNSVRDLFAGINIPELLLFLSIALPTIFYSTIWAVSFLIERSFSDLTRDKVIIGIAGIVLIPVFVFILLKQISTANLSLDKIVGSKNSINFKLILSIVALEIPFNYGFSSLTLYNLSFVFPDYVERHLNSRHLSNILEIILYGISSVLLAPVVEELFCRGVVLQKWVSKWGVRAGIITSSLLFAIIHFRYDVISLFIGGAIFSILYFKTCNLITPILCHCFYNSIILIFNIIDFLGKSPVQRNALVTVNDYQNFMEPILGQRVLLLAVSAPLLGYFIFKNFPRNDATLPYLANDGL, encoded by the coding sequence ATGGAAGATCGCAAGGAAAAAGCCATCAATTTAATCCTGGTTGGACTAGGTTTGAAATATTTTCCATCAATAATTCTTGGAATGCTTATTCAAGCAAAGACCGTAATACCTTCTACGCTCCCTGCGATCGTATCTCTGGCGATATTGGGTTTGTTTGTAGCTGGATATGTTCTCTTTGTTAAAGGAAGTTTACTATTTACTCGAAGCAAAGGTTATTCTCAGTATTGGGGGTGGATAGGATTATTTAGCATATTCGGTCTATCAATTCTACTGTTTATACCTTCTAGACAGAAAGTATATCTAGAAAACAGAAATTCAGTTCGCGATCTATTTGCTGGGATTAATATACCAGAGTTATTATTATTTTTATCCATTGCCTTACCCACTATATTTTACTCGACAATATGGGCTGTTAGCTTCTTAATCGAAAGAAGTTTCTCGGATTTAACTAGAGATAAGGTAATTATAGGAATAGCAGGTATAGTCTTAATTCCTGTTTTTGTATTTATATTATTAAAGCAAATTAGTACAGCAAACTTAAGTCTTGATAAGATAGTCGGCTCTAAAAATAGTATTAATTTCAAATTGATATTATCTATCGTTGCTTTAGAAATTCCTTTTAATTATGGTTTCAGCTCTCTAACCTTATACAATTTGTCTTTTGTGTTTCCAGATTATGTAGAGAGACATCTTAATTCAAGACATTTATCTAATATTTTGGAGATTATTCTATATGGTATTTCATCAGTATTATTAGCTCCAGTTGTTGAAGAATTATTTTGCCGTGGTGTAGTTTTACAAAAGTGGGTAAGCAAATGGGGAGTAAGAGCAGGAATTATTACCTCATCTCTACTATTTGCGATTATTCACTTTCGATATGATGTTATTTCTCTCTTTATTGGAGGTGCTATTTTTTCAATTTTATATTTTAAAACTTGCAACCTGATTACGCCAATTCTTTGTCATTGTTTCTATAATTCTATTATTTTAATCTTTAATATTATCGATTTCCTTGGCAAATCACCAGTACAAAGAAACGCACTAGTTACTGTAAATGATTACCAAAATTTTATGGAACCAATATTAGGTCAACGAGTTCTTCTATTAGCTGTCTCTGCTCCTCTTTTAGGTTATTTTATATTCAAGAATTTCCCTAGAAATGATGCGACTCTTCCTTATTTGGCTAACGATGGGCTATGA
- the yidD gene encoding membrane protein insertion efficiency factor YidD, whose amino-acid sequence MKPLLLGLIKLYRLVLSPLIGPSCRFQPTCSQYAMTAIERFGAWQGSWLAIKRIGRCHPWHPGGYDPVPEKCQEHSH is encoded by the coding sequence ATGAAACCCTTACTTCTAGGCTTAATTAAGCTCTATCGATTAGTGTTATCCCCGCTTATCGGCCCCTCTTGTCGCTTTCAACCAACCTGTTCCCAGTACGCTATGACGGCAATCGAAAGGTTTGGAGCGTGGCAGGGTTCCTGGTTGGCAATTAAACGGATTGGGCGCTGTCACCCGTGGCATCCCGGTGGTTACGATCCCGTGCCAGAGAAGTGTCAGGAGCATTCTCATTAG
- a CDS encoding O-antigen ligase family protein, with translation MNLTKVTQQICQHLWMRSPDPELNLYWYWLQTLVLILPLNNAVSPVFAMFLLGLFLVRRGWRDLDSPVNRGWLVLAGWLAIATLLAFDVSVAWTGLWNFLPFFLLFAIAAFLIQTTAQFQHLAYLWVVSSIPVGALGVIQALINRPNWFLPRLFGSYEISLGFSQDGRVTSLFGHYNEAALYLALVLPIACHFALGKVKDKVGNGKRQQVIAAIALGLGIATLMLAGSRNAWAIVALGFVVLAIYYRFWYLVVGLSLSAGSIAWAAWGSFLGIGGEWLRPLFPGGFINRLTSTFDPSQKDFVSTLYRLDAWQYALRLIQQHPIQGWGLRSFDLIAATQGYDLKGLPHEHNFYLALAVGAGLPALFGFLGIVGWIIYWGLKAKLSPQIKGLVAVTVVAIALYLIFGMLDVVFYEPRINILSWLLLAGVYGVSTCAIGDRDLTISNENAPDTSLARDRNHRDATGDSAQSV, from the coding sequence TTGAATTTAACGAAAGTAACGCAGCAAATATGCCAGCATCTCTGGATGCGATCGCCAGATCCAGAGTTAAATCTCTATTGGTACTGGTTGCAAACCCTGGTACTGATTTTGCCTTTAAATAATGCCGTCTCGCCAGTATTTGCCATGTTTCTGCTAGGTTTATTCCTAGTGCGACGGGGATGGCGGGATCTTGACAGTCCTGTAAATCGCGGTTGGTTGGTACTGGCTGGATGGTTGGCGATCGCCACGTTGCTGGCTTTCGATGTTTCCGTTGCCTGGACTGGGTTATGGAATTTTTTGCCATTTTTCTTGCTATTTGCGATCGCCGCTTTCCTCATCCAAACTACTGCCCAATTTCAGCACCTCGCCTATCTTTGGGTAGTCAGTTCGATTCCAGTTGGAGCTTTAGGTGTAATTCAAGCGCTAATTAATCGACCAAATTGGTTCTTACCGCGTTTATTTGGCAGTTATGAAATCAGCTTGGGCTTCAGTCAAGATGGGCGCGTAACTTCCCTATTCGGTCACTATAACGAGGCGGCTTTGTATTTGGCTCTGGTATTGCCGATCGCCTGTCACTTTGCGCTTGGTAAAGTCAAAGATAAAGTTGGTAATGGCAAGAGGCAACAGGTGATAGCAGCGATCGCTCTGGGTCTGGGGATAGCGACGCTGATGCTAGCGGGTTCGCGTAATGCCTGGGCGATCGTGGCACTGGGATTTGTGGTGCTGGCAATTTACTATCGCTTTTGGTATCTGGTAGTCGGTCTGAGTCTCAGCGCTGGTTCGATCGCCTGGGCAGCATGGGGTTCCTTTTTGGGAATCGGCGGTGAATGGCTGCGACCCTTATTCCCAGGCGGGTTTATCAATCGTTTGACCAGTACCTTCGATCCCAGTCAGAAGGATTTTGTCTCGACGCTCTATCGTTTGGATGCGTGGCAGTATGCGCTGCGGTTAATTCAACAGCATCCGATCCAGGGTTGGGGGTTGCGCAGTTTCGACTTGATTGCCGCTACACAGGGCTACGATCTGAAGGGATTGCCCCACGAGCATAATTTTTACCTGGCGTTGGCAGTGGGGGCGGGCTTGCCCGCCTTATTTGGATTTTTAGGAATAGTGGGGTGGATAATTTATTGGGGGTTAAAAGCTAAACTATCACCTCAAATTAAGGGTTTAGTAGCAGTGACCGTAGTAGCGATCGCCCTTTACCTAATTTTTGGCATGTTAGATGTCGTGTTTTACGAGCCGAGGATAAATATTCTGAGCTGGCTGTTGCTGGCCGGAGTTTATGGTGTTAGCACATGCGCGATCGGCGATCGCGATCTTACGATCTCTAATGAGAATGCTCCTGACACTTCTCTGGCACGGGATCGTAACCACCGGGATGCCACGGGTGACAGCGCCCAATCCGTTTAA
- a CDS encoding alpha/beta fold hydrolase, with amino-acid sequence MHKQKIALREYTAAYLEQGEGQPIVFLHGFLGEASAWEPVVQQLSGQFHCIALDLLGFGESSKPKLKYTIWHQVEFLREFIAAMQLKEFYLAGHSYGGWTASAYAIAGSDTDDDASNMAANSYLKSMFLIAPAGIRDDSFVGRYNHLKPLLWETKLVDVALALIAPIATLIGKRKQFQTVKYARRELVDQPVAKTFLFDRLRPEDAIDTVEKDIHRINIPTLVIAGELDDTIPLWHCQTYADKIPRARLEILAGADHALISTHAEAIAQAIATTNRSTL; translated from the coding sequence ATGCACAAACAGAAAATTGCACTTAGAGAATATACGGCAGCATACCTGGAGCAAGGTGAAGGACAACCCATAGTTTTCTTGCATGGATTTTTGGGTGAGGCGAGTGCGTGGGAGCCAGTCGTACAGCAATTATCCGGGCAATTTCACTGTATTGCGCTGGATTTACTTGGTTTCGGCGAGTCTTCTAAACCCAAGCTCAAATATACAATTTGGCATCAAGTGGAATTCTTGCGGGAGTTCATCGCAGCGATGCAACTGAAGGAATTCTATTTGGCTGGGCATTCCTATGGTGGCTGGACTGCCTCTGCCTACGCGATCGCCGGATCGGATACCGACGATGATGCCAGTAATATGGCTGCTAATTCCTATCTAAAAAGCATGTTTCTGATCGCACCAGCGGGAATTCGCGATGATAGCTTTGTGGGGCGTTACAATCACCTCAAGCCTCTACTATGGGAAACTAAATTAGTAGATGTCGCACTAGCGCTGATTGCTCCCATTGCTACCCTAATTGGCAAGCGCAAGCAGTTTCAAACCGTCAAATATGCTCGCCGAGAACTGGTCGATCAGCCTGTGGCTAAGACTTTTCTCTTCGATCGCCTGCGTCCTGAAGATGCCATCGATACGGTCGAAAAAGATATCCATCGCATCAATATCCCAACCTTAGTAATTGCTGGGGAACTCGATGACACCATTCCCCTCTGGCATTGTCAAACCTATGCCGACAAGATTCCCCGTGCCCGTCTAGAAATTCTGGCGGGAGCCGATCATGCTTTGATTTCTACTCATGCTGAAGCGATCGCTCAAGCGATCGCAACAACTAATCGATCGACGCTGTAG
- a CDS encoding Uma2 family endonuclease: protein MTQPLAQTTTERPSWTTADLELLPDDGSRYEIIDNERRDSFQDASRRDLKLKLYSTRGVQEYWVIDWRLRQIEVYRRSQTALGLVSTLFPGDELTTPLLPGFNCPVSNLFPQQ, encoded by the coding sequence ATGACTCAACCTCTAGCCCAAACGACAACAGAGCGCCCAAGCTGGACAACTGCCGATCTGGAACTTTTGCCAGACGATGGCAGCCGCTATGAAATTATTGATAACGAACGGCGCGATTCCTTTCAGGATGCGTCCCGCCGCGATCTCAAGCTAAAACTTTACTCAACCCGAGGCGTGCAGGAGTACTGGGTAATTGACTGGAGATTGCGGCAAATAGAGGTTTATCGCCGCAGTCAAACTGCACTCGGACTGGTTAGCACTCTGTTCCCTGGCGACGAACTTACAACCCCTCTACTGCCTGGGTTTAACTGCCCTGTCAGCAATTTGTTCCCCCAGCAGTAA
- a CDS encoding 2Fe-2S iron-sulfur cluster-binding protein, which yields MTIANNPNYGAGKYVNRGGPARYTVTIRNRQTGAIHQIQVSSDRYILEAAEEQGIELPFACRNGACTTCAMRVKSGRIYQPEAIGLSADLKQQNYALVCVGYACSDVEIETQDEDEVYQLQFGRYFAKKHRHRVVFGLPIDHD from the coding sequence ATGACAATTGCTAACAATCCCAATTATGGCGCAGGTAAGTACGTCAATCGCGGCGGTCCTGCCCGATACACCGTAACCATCCGCAATCGCCAGACTGGAGCCATCCATCAAATCCAGGTGAGCAGCGATCGCTACATTCTCGAAGCCGCAGAGGAGCAGGGCATCGAACTACCGTTCGCCTGTCGCAATGGTGCCTGCACTACCTGTGCCATGCGGGTGAAATCCGGCAGAATTTATCAACCCGAAGCGATCGGTCTATCGGCAGATCTGAAGCAGCAAAACTATGCCCTAGTTTGCGTTGGTTATGCCTGCTCCGACGTGGAAATCGAAACTCAGGACGAAGATGAGGTGTATCAACTCCAGTTTGGGCGCTATTTTGCCAAAAAACACCGCCATCGTGTAGTATTTGGTTTGCCTATAGACCACGACTAA
- a CDS encoding thermonuclease family protein — protein sequence MSKQDRSIVSNRKTKRYRLWLILLLLLVLLNLGLGWFRGNAEHSGEAWVVKRVVSGQTIEAQLASDSTEIVQRVRLIGISAPLREQSPWGERAQQRLEKLTNDRKVMLEFDTERKDNSDRLLAYVWLDNRLINAQMIEEGYVLAESLPPNVKYERKFELDQRKARLLEVGIWDTRNPMRLSPKEFRRQSNQNSN from the coding sequence ATGAGCAAGCAAGATCGCTCTATCGTTAGCAACCGTAAGACCAAACGCTATCGGCTCTGGTTGATTTTGCTGTTGTTACTGGTATTGCTCAATTTGGGCTTGGGTTGGTTTCGCGGTAATGCCGAACATAGTGGCGAAGCCTGGGTGGTTAAACGGGTAGTCAGCGGCCAGACTATTGAAGCTCAGCTTGCCAGCGACTCAACCGAAATAGTACAACGAGTTCGCCTGATCGGTATTAGCGCCCCTTTACGCGAACAGTCTCCTTGGGGAGAACGCGCCCAACAAAGGCTGGAAAAGCTCACAAACGATCGCAAAGTTATGCTTGAGTTTGACACCGAGCGTAAAGACAATTCAGATCGTTTATTGGCTTATGTGTGGCTGGACAATCGCTTGATTAACGCTCAAATGATTGAAGAAGGCTATGTTTTGGCTGAGTCCCTACCTCCCAACGTCAAGTACGAGAGAAAGTTTGAACTCGATCAACGCAAAGCCAGGCTCTTGGAAGTGGGAATATGGGATACGCGCAACCCGATGCGGCTTTCTCCAAAGGAGTTCAGACGACAATCCAATCAAAATTCTAATTAG